In one window of Lewinella sp. 4G2 DNA:
- a CDS encoding TonB-dependent receptor yields the protein MEYLCLFLACWVSLPLLSQTTISGYLTDQTSGEPLLSATVLEVNSGKGAVANTYGFYSLTLPAGMTEAKLRFSYIGYQNQEQTFQLGEDQTLDIQLSASVDLEEIVVTSDRGERIEQQTQMSRTEVPVAQIKRIPALLGEVDVLKTLQLLPGVQSGGEGTTGLYVRGGSPDQNLVLLDGVPIYNVSHLLGIFSVFNADALRSVTLTKGGFPARYGGRLSSVLEINMKEGNLKKWEGEGSIGIISSKLTLSGPLIKDKTSILISGRRTYADFIAKPIIKSAASSEGTDVDLSLYFYDLNGKLQHKINDKNRLFLSFYTGEDVFGTEIKDEFETFGGGTDWGNLVTAARWNWEISPKLFMNTTATYSKYDININALQDDGMDDFRAKYISGIYDFGGKVDLDYIPNPDHYIRFGGGWTNHTYRPGAVSLKANTDGEVELDTLIGSQVDYSNEFQTYVEDDFRLGALKVNAGLHFSAFSVNSELYTSLQPRLGLRYLLKNDLSLKGSFSTMQQYINLLTSEALSLPTDLWVPSTDRVKPQQSWQVATGVAKTFDNKYEISLEAYYKQMKNVVSFREGASFVTGIEDDWENKVTQGEGEAYGLELFVQKKEGRFTGWLGYTLSWNWREFEELNSGNRFPFRYDRRHDLSLVGNYNLSEKVWLSGAFVYGTGNAVSLPTFGYATAQRPGRFGNDFTEAGVSKNSFRMSNYHRLDLSISFRKQKKWGTRTWVIGAYNAYWHKNPYFLTAGEVFECENGTCESRRRVREISILPIIPSVAYQFKF from the coding sequence ATGGAGTACCTCTGTCTTTTCCTCGCCTGCTGGGTGAGCCTGCCCTTGCTGTCCCAAACCACGATCTCGGGTTACCTGACGGACCAGACCAGCGGCGAACCCCTCCTCAGCGCGACCGTGCTGGAAGTGAACTCCGGCAAGGGCGCCGTAGCCAACACCTACGGATTTTACAGCCTTACGCTGCCGGCCGGGATGACCGAGGCCAAACTGCGTTTCAGCTACATCGGTTACCAAAACCAGGAACAAACTTTTCAACTGGGCGAGGACCAAACGCTGGACATCCAACTCTCCGCCTCCGTCGACCTCGAAGAGATCGTCGTTACCTCGGACCGCGGGGAACGGATCGAACAGCAAACCCAGATGAGCCGGACGGAGGTACCCGTCGCCCAGATCAAACGCATCCCCGCTCTGCTCGGGGAGGTGGACGTGCTGAAAACCCTCCAACTCCTGCCCGGCGTACAGTCCGGCGGGGAAGGAACGACGGGACTCTACGTACGCGGTGGCAGCCCCGACCAAAACCTGGTGCTGCTGGACGGCGTCCCGATCTACAACGTCAGCCACCTGCTGGGCATCTTCTCCGTATTCAATGCGGACGCGCTGCGGAGCGTCACCCTGACGAAAGGGGGCTTCCCCGCCCGCTACGGTGGCCGCCTCAGTTCCGTGCTGGAGATCAACATGAAGGAAGGCAACCTCAAAAAGTGGGAAGGCGAAGGCTCCATTGGCATCATCTCGTCTAAACTGACACTGAGCGGGCCGCTGATCAAGGATAAGACCTCCATCCTCATCTCCGGCCGCCGGACCTACGCGGACTTCATCGCCAAACCCATCATCAAGTCCGCCGCCTCGAGTGAGGGAACGGACGTGGACCTCAGCCTCTACTTCTACGACCTGAACGGGAAGCTGCAGCACAAGATCAACGACAAGAACCGCCTCTTCCTCAGCTTCTATACCGGCGAGGACGTATTCGGCACCGAGATCAAGGACGAGTTCGAAACCTTTGGGGGTGGGACGGACTGGGGTAACCTCGTCACCGCCGCCCGTTGGAACTGGGAGATCAGCCCCAAGCTGTTCATGAATACGACGGCCACCTACAGCAAGTACGACATCAACATCAATGCCCTCCAGGACGACGGGATGGACGACTTCCGCGCCAAGTACATCTCCGGCATCTACGACTTCGGCGGCAAGGTGGACCTGGACTACATCCCCAACCCCGACCACTACATCCGCTTCGGTGGCGGATGGACGAACCACACCTACCGGCCCGGCGCCGTCTCCCTCAAAGCAAATACCGACGGTGAGGTAGAACTGGATACCCTGATCGGTAGCCAGGTCGATTACAGCAATGAATTCCAGACCTACGTGGAGGACGACTTCCGCCTCGGTGCCCTCAAGGTGAACGCCGGGCTTCACTTCAGTGCCTTCTCCGTCAACAGCGAATTGTACACCAGCCTGCAGCCCCGGCTCGGTCTGCGCTACCTCCTGAAGAATGACCTCTCCCTGAAGGGCAGTTTCAGCACCATGCAGCAGTACATCAACCTGCTGACGAGTGAAGCGCTGAGCCTTCCGACGGACCTCTGGGTGCCGAGTACCGACCGCGTCAAACCCCAGCAGAGTTGGCAGGTAGCGACGGGCGTGGCGAAGACCTTCGATAACAAGTACGAGATCAGCCTCGAAGCCTACTACAAGCAGATGAAGAACGTCGTCAGCTTTAGGGAGGGCGCCTCCTTCGTCACCGGTATCGAAGATGATTGGGAAAATAAAGTGACCCAGGGCGAAGGCGAAGCTTACGGGCTGGAACTGTTCGTCCAGAAGAAAGAAGGCCGCTTCACCGGCTGGCTCGGCTACACCCTGAGCTGGAACTGGCGGGAGTTTGAAGAACTCAATAGCGGTAATCGCTTCCCCTTCCGCTACGACCGCCGCCACGACCTGAGCCTGGTGGGCAATTACAACCTTTCCGAAAAGGTCTGGCTCAGTGGTGCCTTTGTGTACGGGACGGGCAACGCCGTCAGCCTCCCCACCTTCGGTTACGCCACTGCCCAACGGCCCGGCCGCTTCGGTAACGACTTCACCGAAGCCGGGGTGAGCAAGAACAGCTTCCGGATGTCAAATTACCACCGGCTGGACCTCAGCATTTCCTTCCGCAAACAGAAGAAGTGGGGTACGCGCACCTGGGTAATTGGTGCGTACAACGCCTACTGGCACAAGAACCCCTACTTCCTGACGGCCGGAGAAGTTTTCGAATGTGAGAATGGCACCTGCGAATCCCGCCGCCGCGTGCGGGAGATCAGTATTCTACCCATCATTCCTTCGGTCGCGTACCAGTTTAAGTTTTAA
- a CDS encoding DUF4249 domain-containing protein — protein sequence MKILSFFTFALLLITISSCGDDPFSTTVEIDFPEHEPLPVFTLDVRAGDTSLYSRVALSRGLLEDPMPISDRPRVTFLRDGEVVVSSEIELSSTDGDNFEYRLPTAIPGTKSTYRVEVDFPGYEQASAEQTMPTAPVVRDVQYERDGALDLEGFRVDEIEFTLEDDPNTEDYYGFRPVITYRDTFFNNCRFTDPGETMVECDTVTQVFFSESFVQSPDPTLRNGEGFGLVVSDAAFTGGTFRVRMTADNFNSGTLTLLVYHLTEDAYRYALSQDAYFEADGNPFAEPVSVHNNVEGGYGYFILSNQIEVELE from the coding sequence ATGAAAATCCTTTCCTTCTTCACCTTTGCGCTGTTACTGATCACGATTTCTTCCTGTGGGGACGACCCCTTCTCCACGACCGTAGAAATCGACTTTCCTGAACACGAGCCGTTGCCGGTCTTTACGCTGGACGTGCGGGCCGGAGATACCTCCCTCTACTCCCGCGTAGCGTTGAGCCGGGGCCTTTTGGAGGACCCGATGCCCATTTCCGATCGGCCACGGGTCACCTTTCTGCGCGACGGGGAAGTAGTGGTGTCGAGCGAGATCGAATTATCCTCTACGGACGGGGACAACTTTGAATACCGGTTGCCCACGGCGATCCCCGGCACCAAATCTACCTACCGGGTGGAGGTCGACTTCCCTGGCTACGAACAAGCTTCCGCGGAACAAACCATGCCCACAGCGCCGGTTGTGCGGGACGTCCAGTACGAGCGGGACGGCGCCCTCGACCTGGAGGGTTTCCGGGTGGACGAGATTGAGTTTACGCTGGAGGACGACCCCAATACGGAGGATTACTACGGTTTCCGTCCCGTCATTACCTACCGGGATACCTTCTTTAATAATTGTCGTTTCACGGATCCCGGCGAGACGATGGTCGAGTGTGATACGGTCACCCAGGTATTTTTCAGTGAATCCTTCGTACAGAGTCCCGACCCTACCCTACGTAATGGTGAAGGCTTTGGCCTGGTGGTGTCGGATGCAGCGTTCACCGGCGGTACCTTCCGCGTACGGATGACGGCGGACAACTTCAACAGTGGAACCCTGACCCTACTGGTTTACCACCTGACGGAGGATGCCTACCGTTACGCCCTTTCTCAGGACGCCTACTTTGAAGCGGATGGCAATCCGTTCGCGGAGCCGGTCTCCGTCCACAACAATGTGGAGGGTGGTTACGGGTACTTCATCCTTTCCAACCAGATTGAGGTGGAGTTGGAGTAG
- a CDS encoding MFS transporter: MTITELLRRHSRYLTYGFLHFFFSAVGQTFFISLFVDAISDRMAWEAGTFATIYSALTLVSAFVLPIIGAQVDRLRVRYVSTATIISLALGCCLVALSPNAVGLVAGLFICRMGGQGVLTLIGSTTIGRYFQEGRGKALSASLIGTPVAEVVLPVGAVLLLEAYGYEYVWLAAAATLLLLFLPAVWTLIRRYDNFQTADSVASEQAAAADGAAEQRSWTRAEMVRDLRFYLLLPAFIFTPFMFTGLIFNQNLIAEIRGYSLSWMALGISAYGTARVLCLLIAGEVVDRFGARNVLRFVYVFQFLGLFALWAWDHELAVPAFFALAGITAGTESVIWPALWSEWYGPRYLGSIKSLLKVVVVVASAVAPIVLSYGIQWSLDWSLLGLVVYSGGVFLLAQVGVASAVSRE, translated from the coding sequence ATGACGATTACCGAACTCCTCCGCCGCCACTCCCGCTACCTGACGTACGGCTTCCTGCACTTCTTCTTTTCGGCGGTGGGCCAGACCTTCTTCATCAGCCTGTTCGTGGACGCGATCAGCGACCGAATGGCCTGGGAGGCTGGGACGTTCGCCACGATTTATTCGGCGCTGACGCTGGTGTCAGCTTTTGTATTACCAATAATTGGTGCGCAAGTGGACCGGTTGCGGGTCCGCTACGTAAGTACCGCCACGATCATTTCGCTGGCGCTCGGCTGTTGTTTGGTCGCCCTTTCGCCGAATGCCGTGGGCCTGGTTGCAGGCCTCTTTATCTGCCGAATGGGCGGGCAAGGGGTGCTGACGCTGATCGGCTCCACGACGATCGGCCGCTACTTTCAGGAGGGCCGCGGAAAGGCACTCTCCGCTTCGTTGATCGGGACGCCGGTAGCAGAAGTGGTGCTGCCCGTCGGGGCCGTGCTGCTGCTGGAGGCCTACGGCTACGAATACGTTTGGCTGGCCGCTGCGGCCACTCTGCTACTGCTGTTTTTACCGGCAGTTTGGACGCTCATCCGCCGCTACGATAACTTCCAGACGGCGGATTCCGTAGCCAGCGAACAGGCCGCCGCAGCCGATGGCGCCGCCGAACAACGCTCGTGGACGCGCGCCGAAATGGTGCGGGATCTACGCTTCTACCTGTTGCTGCCGGCCTTCATCTTTACTCCCTTCATGTTTACTGGCCTGATCTTCAACCAGAACCTGATCGCGGAGATCCGTGGCTACAGCCTTTCCTGGATGGCCCTCGGCATTAGCGCTTATGGCACGGCGCGGGTCCTCTGCCTCCTGATCGCCGGGGAGGTGGTGGACCGATTTGGCGCCCGGAACGTGCTCCGCTTCGTGTACGTCTTCCAGTTCCTGGGCCTCTTTGCGCTGTGGGCCTGGGATCATGAATTGGCCGTCCCCGCCTTCTTTGCGCTGGCCGGCATCACGGCGGGTACGGAATCGGTGATCTGGCCGGCGTTGTGGTCGGAGTGGTACGGGCCGCGGTATTTGGGGAGTATCAAGAGCTTGCTAAAGGTCGTGGTGGTGGTGGCTTCGGCGGTGGCGCCCATCGTGTTGAGCTACGGTATCCAGTGGAGTTTGGACTGGTCGTTGCTGGGGTTAGTGGTTTATAGTGGGGGGGTGTTTTTGTTGGCGCAGGTTGGGGTGGCTTCGGCGGTTTCCAGGGAATAA
- a CDS encoding SDR family oxidoreductase produces MSASTKSKITNLQDLLDSNVAPGKRDVDTTRTRKVIITGGDSGIGRYTALALAEDNCDIAITYNAHREDAELTAEAVRHFGRKCFVHHLDLSKPENALAAVDAMVADLGGLDIFFNNAGIMGMQQFPNLELKDLTEMFRINTFGAVLAIQRATRHMLGMDPDGNESTFEEIATMARKALTGNVSGPRDTPGRIIINTSVHEHIASPADTIYTMTKHALGGFIKCAAFALAGTNITINGVRPGEIATPLNDMHPEDINNDRPYLTVRRSGHPTEIASMVKYIASDESSFISGMSYDVDGGMAIGEPMSQEMYQQMV; encoded by the coding sequence ATGAGTGCATCCACAAAATCCAAAATTACCAATTTACAAGACCTGCTCGACTCCAACGTAGCCCCCGGCAAACGGGACGTCGACACCACCCGGACCCGTAAAGTGATCATCACCGGCGGCGATTCCGGTATTGGCCGCTACACGGCCCTGGCGCTGGCAGAAGACAACTGCGACATCGCCATCACCTACAACGCCCACCGCGAGGATGCGGAACTGACGGCGGAGGCCGTACGCCATTTCGGCCGCAAGTGTTTTGTTCACCACCTCGACCTCAGCAAGCCGGAGAACGCCCTCGCTGCCGTCGATGCCATGGTTGCCGACCTGGGAGGACTGGATATCTTCTTTAATAACGCTGGCATCATGGGCATGCAGCAATTCCCCAACCTCGAGCTGAAGGACCTGACGGAGATGTTCCGCATTAATACTTTTGGCGCGGTACTCGCCATTCAGCGCGCCACCCGCCACATGTTGGGTATGGACCCGGACGGCAACGAAAGCACCTTCGAAGAAATCGCCACGATGGCTCGCAAAGCCTTGACCGGTAATGTATCCGGCCCCCGCGATACGCCCGGCCGCATCATCATTAACACAAGTGTCCACGAGCACATCGCCAGCCCGGCCGATACGATCTACACGATGACGAAGCACGCCCTCGGTGGTTTCATCAAGTGTGCCGCCTTTGCGCTGGCGGGTACGAACATCACCATCAACGGCGTACGCCCCGGTGAGATCGCGACCCCGCTTAACGACATGCACCCAGAAGACATCAACAATGACCGCCCTTACCTCACGGTACGCCGCAGCGGCCACCCCACGGAAATCGCCAGCATGGTGAAGTACATCGCCAGCGACGAATCCAGCTTCATTAGTGGCATGAGCTACGACGTCGACGGTGGCATGGCCATCGGCGAACCCATGAGCCAGGAGATGTACCAGCAAATGGTGTAA
- a CDS encoding DUF2911 domain-containing protein: protein MRLHYFFTLGLCLLFSAGLSAQDVKFGGLDKSPMDGAYYPSRSRYLNYLDEDDKDRTMKIRVLYSRPKMQGRELFGELIPYGQDWRLGANEATEITFFQDVEINNVRVFRGTYTMFAEPVNATSWIWKLSKERFIGGSQDRDVSKDIVSAKIDVIQVPNARESFTIGFQDVDDNTIHMFMEWGNSRAKLPININPAFMADDDPSPMDLVQYPNMSRLRNFVKPEELAANEPKVRVVYSRPQLKDRVAFGELIKYGELWRLGANETPQVFFFEDVMIDGKPVKAGRYGLFARPEADEWEFVLHKSYQSWGTPNFDEESTVLTFKAKTEKTPEKLEALSATFVEMGDNTIHLIFGWEDTMARLPITLK, encoded by the coding sequence TTGCGCTTACACTACTTCTTCACCCTTGGTCTCTGCCTCCTCTTCAGTGCGGGCCTTTCCGCTCAGGACGTCAAATTTGGTGGCCTCGATAAGAGCCCAATGGACGGAGCTTACTACCCCTCCCGCTCCCGTTACCTCAACTACCTCGATGAGGACGATAAGGACCGGACCATGAAGATCCGCGTACTCTACAGTCGTCCGAAAATGCAGGGCCGGGAACTGTTTGGTGAGCTTATTCCTTACGGTCAGGACTGGCGCCTGGGAGCCAACGAAGCTACCGAGATTACTTTTTTTCAGGACGTGGAGATCAACAACGTGCGGGTCTTCCGGGGTACTTATACCATGTTCGCCGAACCCGTCAACGCTACCAGCTGGATCTGGAAGCTTTCTAAGGAACGGTTTATCGGTGGTAGCCAGGACCGCGACGTAAGCAAGGACATCGTCTCCGCCAAGATTGACGTCATCCAGGTGCCCAACGCTCGCGAAAGCTTTACCATTGGTTTTCAGGACGTAGACGATAACACCATCCACATGTTCATGGAGTGGGGGAACAGCCGCGCTAAACTACCCATCAACATTAACCCTGCCTTCATGGCTGACGATGATCCCAGCCCGATGGATCTCGTCCAGTACCCGAACATGAGCCGCTTGCGCAACTTCGTCAAGCCGGAAGAACTGGCCGCTAACGAGCCTAAGGTCCGGGTAGTCTACAGCCGCCCGCAGTTGAAGGACCGGGTAGCTTTCGGCGAACTCATTAAGTACGGTGAATTGTGGCGTTTGGGGGCTAACGAAACGCCCCAGGTTTTCTTTTTTGAAGACGTGATGATTGACGGTAAGCCCGTAAAGGCCGGTCGGTACGGGCTTTTCGCTCGCCCCGAAGCGGACGAGTGGGAGTTTGTTCTTCACAAATCCTACCAGAGTTGGGGGACGCCTAATTTTGATGAGGAGTCCACCGTCCTCACCTTCAAAGCCAAGACGGAAAAGACACCAGAAAAGCTGGAAGCCTTATCCGCCACTTTCGTGGAAATGGGTGATAACACCATTCACCTAATCTTTGGGTGGGAGGATACGATGGCGCGGTTGCCCATCACGTTGAAGTAA
- a CDS encoding cellulase family glycosylhydrolase codes for MRLLLLLAVLLSFCATNLRAQQVDTLTLPGRWSVEKANAWYDAQPWLVGANYLPRTAINQLEMWQGETWDPTTIRQELGWAADIGMNTMRVYLHDLVWRDDKAGLYERMDAFLEICQSLGIRPAFVFFDDCHEPEAKSGPQPLPVPGFHNSGWVTSPGVVVVDRFAEGSETDADRERLRGYIQETLQRYGQDERVLLWELYNEPGCDNFYDSSNKLLYAAWQWARAAAPSQPLVSTSLGSRGVMNEATSRNNSDVHSIHTYSDNRYIFSSVNKYRADGRPVIVSEWLARTYNSNVFENLPLLKALNVGAINWGLVAGKSGTVFGWHSRNRFGTRMWPNQLRARGEVTTDWESEPLPEVFFHDLFYPDGRPYDEAEIKMFRQLTGR; via the coding sequence ATGCGCCTTCTTCTACTCCTGGCCGTCCTCCTCTCTTTCTGTGCCACCAATCTCCGGGCTCAACAAGTGGACACCCTTACCCTCCCCGGCCGCTGGAGTGTGGAAAAAGCCAACGCCTGGTATGACGCTCAGCCGTGGCTCGTCGGGGCGAATTATTTGCCCCGGACGGCCATCAACCAGCTGGAGATGTGGCAGGGGGAAACCTGGGACCCGACTACCATCCGACAAGAACTGGGCTGGGCGGCGGATATCGGGATGAATACTATGCGCGTCTATCTCCACGACCTCGTTTGGCGCGACGACAAGGCCGGCCTCTACGAACGCATGGATGCCTTTCTGGAGATCTGCCAATCCCTGGGCATCCGCCCGGCTTTCGTCTTTTTTGATGATTGCCACGAGCCGGAGGCAAAGTCTGGTCCGCAACCACTGCCGGTGCCTGGCTTCCATAATTCCGGATGGGTGACTTCCCCCGGCGTAGTTGTCGTCGATCGTTTCGCGGAGGGCAGCGAGACGGATGCGGACCGGGAGCGCCTCCGCGGCTACATCCAGGAAACCCTGCAACGCTACGGCCAGGACGAGCGCGTCCTTCTGTGGGAGCTCTACAACGAACCTGGCTGCGACAACTTTTACGACTCCAGCAACAAGCTCCTCTACGCCGCCTGGCAGTGGGCGCGGGCCGCTGCGCCCTCCCAGCCGCTGGTCTCCACCTCCCTCGGGAGCCGGGGCGTGATGAACGAGGCCACCAGCCGGAATAATTCTGACGTCCACTCCATCCACACTTATTCGGACAACCGCTACATCTTCAGCAGCGTCAATAAATACCGCGCGGATGGCCGGCCCGTCATCGTTTCGGAATGGCTCGCGCGCACGTATAACAGCAATGTGTTCGAAAACCTACCGTTGCTCAAGGCCCTTAACGTTGGGGCTATTAATTGGGGCCTCGTGGCGGGTAAATCCGGCACCGTCTTCGGATGGCACAGCCGCAACCGCTTCGGAACGCGGATGTGGCCGAACCAACTTCGTGCCCGCGGCGAAGTGACGACGGATTGGGAATCAGAGCCCCTCCCCGAAGTCTTCTTTCATGACCTCTTTTACCCGGATGGGCGGCCTTACGATGAGGCGGAGATTAAGATGTTTCGGCAGTTGACGGGGCGGTAG
- the ligA gene encoding NAD-dependent DNA ligase LigA, with protein MTPQQLNPAQTYQRSKDYLAGKTDGTAAEKATELAALLRYHEWRYYVQDDPVLSDKEYDELFKQLEAIEAAHPELIVPDSPTQRVGSDLTGDFQSVPHLVPMLSLGNSYNAEDLAEFDKQVKRMLNMEEEAPLAYAVEPKYDGGTIVLVYENDQLVRAATRGNGVLGEEITHNARVIRSIPLTAKFSKYGLHRVEVRGEVIIRKDRFEEMNKKRAAVGETLYANPRNTATGGMRHKRPAEAAAKNLEAFIYSFGYGVDTEGNDAIQPLETHTRALDVLTELGFKVPATGYERERTPDIGAAAGYCAKWEAQRESYPYEIDGMVVKVDDLVLQERAGYTSHHPRWAIAYKFAAKQATTTLVGVDYQIGKIGTITPVAKTEPVSLAGVMISSVSLHNEDFIKDKDLRLGDKVLLERAGDVIPYIVKPLADLRDGSEQVIEFASECPFCGTRLVRAEGEAAVRCPNYECAGREEARIIFHVSKAAMDIDGMGKRYVDIFRENGWLDTIADVYRLPYDKIAALEGFGKRSSAKLEKAIDKAKQNPLWRVLYSLSIHHFGKKASRLVAQNIEKATDLKDWTEEQFTNIKDIGPTVAQNVTEWFAVPSNVALLEELEALGVNISQTEEDRPQAAVTEGPFLDKAMLFTGSLQQMSRKEAQNKAKAAGARIVSAVSGKLDILVVGEKPGSKLKKAEALGTVTVMTEGEFLGLLG; from the coding sequence ATGACGCCACAGCAACTAAACCCCGCCCAGACTTACCAACGCTCGAAGGATTACCTGGCCGGAAAGACGGACGGGACCGCCGCCGAAAAGGCCACCGAACTGGCCGCGCTCCTGCGCTACCACGAGTGGCGGTACTACGTGCAGGACGACCCCGTGCTGAGCGATAAGGAATACGATGAATTGTTCAAGCAGCTGGAGGCGATCGAGGCGGCGCACCCGGAATTGATCGTGCCCGACAGCCCGACGCAACGGGTGGGGTCGGACCTGACGGGGGATTTCCAATCGGTGCCGCATTTGGTGCCGATGTTGTCACTGGGGAATAGTTATAACGCGGAGGATCTGGCGGAATTCGACAAGCAGGTAAAGCGGATGCTGAATATGGAGGAAGAGGCGCCGCTGGCCTACGCCGTGGAGCCGAAATACGACGGCGGCACGATCGTGCTCGTCTACGAAAACGACCAGTTGGTACGGGCGGCGACGCGGGGCAACGGGGTGCTGGGCGAGGAGATCACGCATAATGCCCGGGTCATCCGTTCCATCCCGCTGACGGCGAAATTCAGTAAGTACGGCCTCCACCGGGTGGAGGTGCGCGGTGAGGTGATCATCCGCAAGGACCGCTTCGAGGAAATGAACAAAAAACGCGCGGCGGTCGGCGAAACCCTCTACGCCAACCCCCGCAACACGGCCACCGGCGGCATGCGCCACAAACGCCCTGCCGAGGCCGCGGCCAAGAACCTGGAAGCTTTCATTTATAGCTTCGGCTACGGCGTGGATACGGAGGGCAACGACGCCATCCAACCCCTCGAAACCCACACGCGGGCCCTCGACGTGCTGACGGAACTCGGCTTCAAAGTACCCGCCACGGGCTACGAACGCGAACGCACGCCAGACATTGGCGCTGCCGCAGGATACTGTGCAAAGTGGGAAGCGCAGCGGGAGAGCTACCCCTACGAGATCGACGGGATGGTCGTGAAAGTGGATGACCTCGTGCTCCAGGAACGGGCGGGGTACACCAGCCACCACCCCCGCTGGGCCATCGCCTACAAATTTGCCGCGAAACAGGCAACGACGACGCTCGTTGGGGTCGATTACCAGATCGGAAAAATCGGGACCATCACCCCCGTAGCGAAGACCGAACCCGTCAGCCTGGCCGGCGTGATGATCTCCAGCGTGAGCCTCCACAACGAGGATTTCATCAAGGATAAGGACCTCCGCCTCGGCGATAAAGTATTGCTGGAGCGGGCCGGCGACGTCATCCCCTACATCGTAAAACCGCTGGCCGATTTGCGGGATGGCTCCGAGCAGGTGATCGAATTTGCGTCGGAATGTCCCTTTTGCGGCACGCGCCTCGTGCGGGCTGAGGGGGAAGCGGCCGTCCGTTGCCCCAACTACGAATGCGCCGGGCGGGAGGAAGCGCGGATCATCTTCCACGTCTCGAAAGCCGCCATGGATATTGACGGGATGGGCAAACGCTACGTCGATATCTTCCGCGAAAACGGCTGGCTCGATACCATTGCGGACGTCTACCGCCTACCCTACGACAAGATCGCGGCGCTGGAAGGCTTTGGCAAACGCTCTTCGGCCAAACTGGAAAAGGCCATCGACAAGGCCAAGCAGAACCCGCTATGGCGGGTGCTGTATTCCCTCTCCATCCACCACTTCGGGAAGAAGGCCAGCCGTCTCGTTGCCCAAAACATCGAAAAGGCGACCGATCTGAAGGATTGGACGGAGGAGCAATTCACGAACATCAAGGATATCGGCCCTACCGTCGCCCAAAACGTAACGGAATGGTTTGCCGTGCCGAGTAACGTCGCCCTCCTGGAAGAATTGGAAGCCCTCGGCGTCAACATTTCCCAGACGGAGGAGGACCGTCCCCAGGCCGCCGTCACCGAAGGCCCCTTTTTGGATAAGGCGATGCTGTTCACGGGTTCCCTCCAGCAGATGAGCCGCAAGGAGGCGCAGAACAAAGCGAAAGCGGCGGGTGCGCGGATCGTCTCGGCCGTCTCCGGTAAGCTGGATATCCTGGTGGTGGGGGAGAAGCCGGGCTCGAAACTGAAGAAGGCGGAGGCGCTGGGGACGGTTACGGTGATGACGGAGGGGGAATTTTTGGGGTTGCTGGGGTAG